A region of the Pseudomonadota bacterium genome:
CTTTCCCCGTTTTTTGGAGATGGAACAGGATGGCGGCAGCCTGATTGTCGGGATGCTGAGAAGGCAGAAAAAAATGGCTGCCATGCTGAAATCACGCCCGGCGACCGGCGGGCCGAAACGAACTTTTTTTATTTCTCTGAACGAAGGTCTGGGTCAACTGGTTAATGAACTCAGCCGGGTAATCGGCCCGGAGAGGATTCATACGGGGCGAAAAATTTCCCAACTGTTTCCGGAATTCGCGGGAAAATGGCGGCTGACGGAGGAACATCATCCTTTCTGCCAGGCCGACGCGGTGATCGTCACGACCGAGACCCACGCCGCCGCCGCCATGCTGGAAAACCAATTTCCTCGGCTGGCGGAGCAGCTTAAGCAGATCCCTTACGTTTCCTCGGCCACCGTCTCCCTGGCCTTTCCCCGCCGGGCGATCGCGCATCCGCTCGACGCCTACGGTTTTATCGTCCCCAAGGTCGCCCGGCGCCGAATCATGGCGATCACCTGGTCCTCGATCAAATGGGCCCACCGGGCTCCGGAAGGGATGGTCCTGCTGCGCGCCTTTGTCGGCGGAGCCCAGCGCCAGGAGCTTGCCGCCCTCGGGGATCAGCAGATGCTGACCCTGGTCCGTGAAGAACTGGCCGCCATCATGGGCCTGGACCAGGCGCCGCAACAAAGCTGGATTTACCGCTGGCCTCAGGGCATGCCGCAGTATATCATTGGCCATCCCGAACGACTGCAGACGATCGACACCCTCACGGCCGCCCAGCCGGGTCTCTATCTGGCCGGGGCCGGCTACCGCGGCATCGGCATTCCGGATTGTATCAACCAGGGACGCCAGGCGGCAACCCGCGCCTGGAACGAAATCATCGCCCCCGCAACCTGAGCGGGGGCCTTCATAAATCGAGACCCGTAACCTGCTTTTGACCCTGGATTGGCGGTTAACGGTTGCCAGACGCGCGCCCGGCAACCGCTAACCGCCGGCCGGAATTTTTTCAATGCGAATTCTCCACTGTTTATCTCAGCTTCCGGGTCAAACCGGCAGCGGCATCTATCTGCAGGCCATTGTGCGGGAAGGTCAACAAGTCGGTCTTTCCCAGGCGGTTCTCTGCGGCCTGCCGACCGCCATGGCAACCAGCCCGACCGGATTGGACCTGCCTGCGGAAAATATTTACCCGGTATACTTCGACAATGCGGAGCTGCCCTTTCCGGTGGCCGGCATGAGTGACGTCATGCCCTACCCCAGCACCCGCTTTGCCGAATTCGACGACGAAAAGCTGGCGCGCTACGAAGCCGCATTCACAAAAGTCATCGTCACCGCGGTCAGAAACTTCGCCCCCGACATCATTCACAGTCATCATCTCTGGCTGATGACGGCCCTGATCAAGAAACTTTTCCCCTCGATTCCTCTCCTGGCCTCGGCCCACGGCACTGAATTACGCCAGCTCGAACTGGCTCCGCGCCTGGCTCCCGGAGTTATCAAGGGAGTAACGGCCGTCGATCGCGTGCTCGCCCTCAATCATGAGCAAAAGCGGAAACTGGTAGAGGCTTATGGTTTCGCCCCGGAAAAGGTAGGCATCGCCGGCGCCGGTTATCGCCGGGACCTCTTCTGCCGCGTTTTCGGCGCCAAGGAAGAGCTTCCGACCTTTATCTATGCCGGCAAACTCAGCCGGGCCAAG
Encoded here:
- the hemG gene encoding protoporphyrinogen oxidase gives rise to the protein MSAPKRIVVIGAGITGLAAAYEITKKIKETGTKIELEIYEQAAEPGGKISTRKDGPYLIEGGPDCFIVEKPWALQLIKEIGLETQLLNTRPETGGTFVFDNNTLHRLPEGVMMMVPTKPLPFLASRLISWPGKLRMAADILIPRRRESGDETLASFVRRRLGREALDKLAEPLIGGIHAGNPENMSLLSTFPRFLEMEQDGGSLIVGMLRRQKKMAAMLKSRPATGGPKRTFFISLNEGLGQLVNELSRVIGPERIHTGRKISQLFPEFAGKWRLTEEHHPFCQADAVIVTTETHAAAAMLENQFPRLAEQLKQIPYVSSATVSLAFPRRAIAHPLDAYGFIVPKVARRRIMAITWSSIKWAHRAPEGMVLLRAFVGGAQRQELAALGDQQMLTLVREELAAIMGLDQAPQQSWIYRWPQGMPQYIIGHPERLQTIDTLTAAQPGLYLAGAGYRGIGIPDCINQGRQAATRAWNEIIAPAT
- a CDS encoding glycosyltransferase yields the protein MRILHCLSQLPGQTGSGIYLQAIVREGQQVGLSQAVLCGLPTAMATSPTGLDLPAENIYPVYFDNAELPFPVAGMSDVMPYPSTRFAEFDDEKLARYEAAFTKVIVTAVRNFAPDIIHSHHLWLMTALIKKLFPSIPLLASAHGTELRQLELAPRLAPGVIKGVTAVDRVLALNHEQKRKLVEAYGFAPEKVGIAGAGYRRDLFCRVFGAKEELPTFIYAGKLSRAKGVPWLLQAFSKLPPPAALWLAGGGGGSESDKIRRQATLIQGVKLLGPLSQNELAERFQRAHVLALPSFYEGLPLVLLEALACDCRVIVTDLPGIRDLVGEEAIATELISCVPLPPLKGPDQLDKEHEPLFLDNLTQALQIQLKHIRQKQAFCCEQLQTTLEETGWHQVFRRIRQHYSELAGIQN